One window of the Shimwellia blattae DSM 4481 = NBRC 105725 genome contains the following:
- the qseG gene encoding two-component system QseEF-associated lipoprotein QseG, with amino-acid sequence MTCGAVVIASSLAGGCVPDSVHSVIHPKDELPQPRQQLDDYLTVGCTRIWQLAEPASENNPLYWLRAMDCARSLSPAEARVIAHRHEEPTWQEAFRRGILLADARITPQERQRYMTTLDATADSVPPHVQPLYQVWRAGQQLQLKLVAERGRYNKLRQTTDTELEGMRVQQTHLQSQLEATTRKLKSLTDIERQLSTRKPSAGYLPDASQVSSEGAAAPDSHSVKEKQ; translated from the coding sequence ATGACCTGCGGGGCGGTGGTGATTGCGTCATCCCTGGCAGGCGGCTGTGTGCCTGACAGCGTTCACAGCGTGATTCACCCTAAAGACGAGCTACCGCAGCCCCGCCAGCAGCTGGATGACTATTTAACCGTCGGCTGTACCCGGATCTGGCAATTAGCGGAGCCTGCTTCAGAAAATAATCCGCTGTACTGGCTGCGGGCGATGGATTGCGCTCGCTCGCTCTCCCCGGCGGAGGCGCGGGTCATTGCCCACCGCCACGAAGAGCCGACCTGGCAGGAGGCATTCCGGCGGGGGATCCTGCTGGCCGATGCCCGGATCACGCCCCAGGAGCGTCAGCGCTATATGACCACCCTGGACGCCACCGCAGACAGCGTTCCCCCCCATGTGCAGCCGCTCTACCAGGTGTGGCGGGCCGGGCAGCAGTTGCAGCTGAAGCTGGTTGCCGAACGGGGGCGCTACAATAAGCTGCGCCAGACCACGGATACCGAGCTGGAAGGCATGCGCGTACAGCAAACCCATTTGCAAAGCCAGCTGGAGGCCACCACCCGGAAGCTAAAAAGCCTGACCGATATTGAGCGCCAGCTCTCTACCCGCAAACCCTCCGCAGGCTACTTGCCTGACGCCAGCCAGGTCAGCAGCGAGGGCGCCGCCGCCCCTGACAGCCACTCAGTGAAGGAGAAACAATGA
- the hmpA gene encoding NO-inducible flavohemoprotein, translating into MLDPQTIATVKSTLPLLAATGPKLTAHFYDRMFRYNPELQDIFNMSNQRNGDQREALFNAIAAYAGNIDNLPALLPAVEKIAQKHTSFQIKPEQYQIVGKHLLATLDELYHPGQEVLDAWGKAYGVLADIFINREADIYQASAEKTGGWRGTRPFRLAKKTARSSVITSFEFEPVDGLAVADYQPGQYLGIWIKPENFAWQEIRQYSLTRKPDGKGYRIAVKRENGGLVSGWLHDSANVGDVVSLVAPAGDFFMQVESNTPVTLISAGVGQTPMLAMLDTLASSGHQGQVNWLHAAENGAAHAFASEVAEQGARLAHFTSKIWYRQPDEQDRLSPRYTHQGLMDVTSLGEQLRDPDMQYWMCGPLPFMQMVAQQLTAAGVEPTRIHYECFGPHKVM; encoded by the coding sequence ATGTTAGATCCCCAGACCATCGCAACAGTAAAATCCACTCTGCCGTTACTGGCCGCCACCGGGCCGAAACTGACCGCACATTTTTATGATCGCATGTTCCGGTATAACCCGGAACTGCAGGACATTTTCAATATGAGCAACCAGCGCAATGGCGACCAGCGCGAAGCTCTGTTTAACGCCATCGCCGCTTATGCCGGCAATATTGATAACCTTCCGGCGCTGCTGCCGGCCGTTGAAAAAATCGCCCAGAAACACACCAGTTTTCAGATAAAACCTGAGCAGTATCAGATTGTTGGTAAGCATTTACTGGCTACTCTGGATGAACTGTACCACCCGGGGCAGGAGGTGCTGGATGCCTGGGGAAAAGCCTATGGCGTACTGGCGGATATCTTTATTAACCGGGAAGCAGACATCTACCAGGCCTCTGCGGAGAAAACCGGCGGCTGGCGCGGCACCCGCCCTTTCCGCCTGGCGAAAAAAACCGCCCGCAGCAGCGTGATTACCAGCTTCGAGTTCGAGCCGGTAGATGGCCTTGCGGTAGCGGATTACCAGCCGGGCCAGTATCTGGGGATCTGGATCAAACCGGAAAACTTCGCCTGGCAGGAGATTCGCCAGTATTCACTGACCCGCAAGCCGGATGGCAAAGGCTACCGGATCGCCGTAAAACGGGAAAATGGCGGCCTGGTCTCAGGCTGGCTGCACGATAGCGCAAATGTGGGTGATGTGGTGAGCCTGGTTGCACCGGCCGGGGATTTCTTTATGCAGGTGGAGAGCAACACGCCAGTGACGCTGATTTCAGCCGGTGTGGGCCAGACACCCATGCTGGCCATGCTGGATACGCTGGCCAGCAGCGGGCACCAGGGGCAGGTCAACTGGCTGCACGCGGCAGAAAACGGCGCGGCCCATGCCTTCGCCAGTGAAGTGGCAGAGCAAGGCGCCAGGCTTGCGCACTTTACCAGCAAAATCTGGTACCGGCAGCCCGACGAGCAGGACAGGCTCAGCCCGCGCTACACCCATCAGGGGCTGATGGACGTTACCAGCCTTGGCGAGCAGCTCCGGGATCCGGATATGCAATACTGGATGTGCGGCCCGCTGCCATTTATGCAGATGGTGGCACAGCAGTTAACGGCAGCAGGCGTGGAGCCCACACGCATTCACTATGAGTGCTTTGGCCCTCACAAGGTGATGTAA
- the glnB gene encoding nitrogen regulatory protein P-II — protein sequence MKKIDAIIKPFKLDDVREALAEVGITGMTVTEVKGFGRQKGHTELYRGAEYMVDFLPKVKIEIVVPDDIMDICVDTIIRTAQTGKIGDGKIFVFDVARVVRIRTGEEDDAAI from the coding sequence ATGAAAAAAATTGATGCGATAATTAAGCCTTTCAAACTGGATGATGTGCGCGAAGCGCTTGCGGAAGTTGGCATTACCGGGATGACGGTAACGGAAGTTAAGGGTTTTGGTCGCCAGAAAGGGCATACCGAACTCTACCGTGGTGCGGAGTATATGGTGGATTTTCTGCCGAAGGTGAAGATTGAAATTGTCGTGCCTGACGACATTATGGATATCTGTGTCGACACCATTATCCGCACGGCCCAGACCGGGAAAATCGGCGACGGGAAAATCTTCGTGTTTGATGTGGCCCGGGTTGTCAGAATCCGTACCGGTGAAGAGGACGACGCGGCCATTTAA
- the glrR gene encoding two-component system response regulator GlrR → MTTAKSARLLLVDDDPGLLKLLGLRLTSEGYLVTTAPSGHDALRALGREQIDLVISDLRMDEMDGMQLFSEIQKLQPGLPVIILTAHGSIPDAVAATQQGVFGFLTKPVDKDALYSAINDALAHSATGGDEQWHGSIVTRSPVMLRLLEQARLVAQSDVSVLINGASGTGKEVLARAIHNASPRSKKPFVAINCGALPEQLLESELFGHARGAFTGAVSSREGLFQAAQGGTLFLDEIGDMPAPLQVKLLRVLQERKVRPLGSNNDIDIDVRVISATHRDLPKAMARNEFREDLYYRLNVVSLKLPALQERAEDIPLLANYLLRQTADRSKPQVRSFSTDAMKRLMTASWPGNVRQLVNVIEQCVALTSAPVINDALVEQALDGENTVLPTFAEARNQFELNYLRKILQITKGNVTQAARMAGRNRTEFYKLLGRHELDANDFKE, encoded by the coding sequence ATGACCACTGCCAAATCAGCCCGTCTGCTGCTGGTAGATGATGATCCGGGGTTGCTTAAACTGCTGGGGCTGCGCCTGACCAGCGAAGGCTACCTGGTGACCACCGCCCCCAGCGGCCACGATGCCTTGCGGGCACTGGGCAGGGAGCAAATTGATCTGGTTATCAGCGATCTGCGTATGGATGAGATGGACGGCATGCAGCTTTTTAGCGAGATCCAGAAGCTGCAACCCGGCCTGCCGGTGATTATCCTCACGGCTCACGGTTCGATACCCGATGCGGTCGCCGCGACACAGCAGGGGGTGTTTGGCTTTCTGACCAAACCGGTCGATAAAGACGCCCTGTACAGCGCCATTAATGATGCGCTGGCCCATTCGGCCACCGGGGGGGATGAACAGTGGCACGGCAGTATCGTCACCCGCAGCCCGGTAATGCTGCGCCTGCTGGAGCAGGCGCGGCTGGTGGCCCAGTCGGATGTCAGCGTGCTGATTAACGGCGCCAGCGGCACCGGTAAAGAGGTGCTGGCCCGGGCCATTCATAACGCCAGCCCGCGCAGTAAAAAGCCGTTTGTGGCGATAAACTGCGGGGCGCTGCCTGAGCAGCTACTGGAGTCGGAGCTGTTTGGCCACGCCCGGGGAGCATTTACCGGGGCGGTCAGCAGCCGTGAGGGGCTGTTTCAGGCCGCCCAGGGCGGCACGCTGTTTCTGGATGAGATAGGCGATATGCCCGCCCCGCTTCAGGTTAAGCTGCTGCGGGTGCTGCAGGAGCGCAAAGTGCGCCCGCTGGGGAGCAATAACGATATCGACATTGATGTGCGGGTGATTTCGGCCACCCACCGGGATCTGCCTAAAGCCATGGCGCGCAATGAATTCCGGGAAGATCTCTACTACCGGCTCAATGTTGTCAGCCTGAAACTCCCGGCATTACAGGAGCGGGCAGAGGATATCCCGCTGCTGGCAAACTACCTGCTGCGCCAGACGGCCGATCGCAGTAAGCCCCAGGTGCGCAGCTTTTCCACCGATGCGATGAAACGGCTGATGACCGCCTCCTGGCCGGGTAATGTTCGCCAACTGGTCAACGTGATAGAGCAGTGCGTGGCGCTGACCTCAGCCCCGGTGATTAATGATGCCCTGGTCGAGCAGGCGCTGGACGGGGAAAATACCGTATTGCCCACCTTCGCTGAGGCAAGAAACCAGTTTGAACTCAATTATTTAAGAAAGATTTTACAGATAACCAAAGGGAATGTGACCCAGGCGGCGAGAATGGCCGGGCGTAACCGCACCGAGTTCTATAAACTGTTAGGGCGTCACGAACTGGATGCCAACGACTTTAAAGAGTAG